Proteins encoded in a region of the Scomber scombrus chromosome 16, fScoSco1.1, whole genome shotgun sequence genome:
- the nrsn1l gene encoding neurensin 1-like: MALCSEACVSGSGGESSGSEAGSNCLQFGVRSYLHHFYEECSSSAWERDPEDQGFVQSQRLNLWWNSAVWKVSLALGLLILTAGIASLSVGYATPHKIESFGEGDLFFVDTQAISFNKGLHLSTAAGIWLSCLGSAMTAMGVVIWILPRSNLRERLFQRPGKGELVGSKWRGFRHAENVVTKPPGTEEGKIPVTLSKVENVQPTS, encoded by the exons ATGGCGCTGTGCTCCGAGGCCTGTGTCTCTGGCTCAGGAGGGGAGTCTTCTGGCAGTGAG GCGGGTTCTAACTGTCTTCAGTTTGGGGTTCGTTCCTATCTGCACCACTTCTATGAGGAGTGTTCGTCCTCCGCGTGGGAGAGAGACCCGGAGGATCAGGGGTTCGTCCAGAGCCAGAGGTTAAACCTGTGGTGGAACTCAGCAGTCTGGAAG gTGTCCTTGGCCCTGGGTCTCCTGATCCTGACTGCAGGTATCGCCAGCCTGTCAGTCGGTTACGCCACTCCCCATAAAATCGAGTCGTTCGGAGAGGGAGACCTGTTCTTTGTGGACACCCAAGCAATCAGCTTCAACAAAGGGCTCCACCTCAGCACCGCGGCCGGGATCTGGCTCTCCTGCCTGGGCTCGGCCATGACAGCGATGGGGGTCGTCATTTGGATCCTTCCCAGGTCCAACTTGAGAGAGAGGCTCTTCCAGAGACCGGGGAAAGGGGAGTTGGTGGGCTCGAAGTGGAGAGGATTTAGGCATGCGGAGAATGTGGTCACCAAGCCTCCAGGTACAGAGGAGGGGAAGATACCCGTGACACTGTCGAAAGTGGAAAATGTGCAGCCTACTTCTTAA